Proteins encoded together in one Chitinophaga sp. LS1 window:
- a CDS encoding alpha/beta hydrolase family protein, with amino-acid sequence MKKMMVTAVLSGISLLTYAQQPAKKPLDQSVYDSWQSIGTKVISNNGQLVVYTITPQEGDASLVIYYTKSKKQISVPRGSTPVITEDNRYVVFAIKPTFAAVRQAKIKKKKTAEMPKDSLGILYPGADTVYKTGTIRSFKTPEKGSGVLAYLLEKTQVDTSSGNLVIVSLNKQQQDTIKNVQDYVISKTGNYLLVELVADKKDSTTHDALLRWDVSARKADTLSRGFGNRTQLSFDDAGKQAAWVNTRDSVKALQQFYELYYYTAGQDTGAIVADRNTKAFPAGWSVSQNGKVWFSKNGERLFFGSAPVPAAKDTNIVDFEVAKVDIWNYLDDYLQPMQLKNLEKDQQKNFLAVYFPNNKKVLQLADKDVDNVTVADEGNSDYAIAYTDKGQRVAVQWTGGTLKTSYLLRITDASRKLIIKDLDSASYISPDGKYVIWYDLNQKHYFTYETATGTTRNITSNIPVQVYDEEDDQPETPGSYGIAAWLEKDAAVYIYDRYDIWKVDPSGKQAPVMITGGTGRQQQLVFRYVKLTKDERFLKAGQQLVLVTYNDITKENGYYTTESTKSNLKPVVMGPYNYTKLVKADNANYYLYSRENYQQSPDVYGGSDIAHAVQLSHLNPQQAEYNWGTASLFKWTAYNGQPAEGILYKPEDFDSTKSYPVLMYFYEKLSEQLYWYIPPAPTPSRLNISFFVSRGYLVLVPDIHYEKGHPGKSAYDYVVSGARALAAHSWADSTRMGIQGQSWGGYQVAYLITATKLFSAAWAGAPVANMTSAYGGIRWESGMNRQFQYERSQSRIGATLWEKPELYIENSPLFHLPNVSTPLAIMANDADGAVPWYQGIELFTGMRRLGKPVWMLNYNNEAHNLIQRQNRKDISRREQQFFDHFLKGAPAPEWISKGVPALDKGRNWGWDIEKN; translated from the coding sequence ATGAAAAAAATGATGGTTACAGCCGTTCTATCCGGCATATCTCTTCTCACCTATGCGCAACAACCAGCAAAAAAACCACTCGATCAAAGTGTGTATGACAGCTGGCAAAGCATTGGCACCAAAGTCATCAGCAACAATGGACAATTGGTTGTTTACACCATTACACCACAGGAAGGTGATGCTTCTCTGGTGATCTACTACACAAAATCAAAGAAACAAATTTCGGTGCCCCGTGGTAGTACACCGGTTATTACGGAAGATAACCGATATGTGGTGTTTGCAATTAAACCCACTTTTGCGGCTGTAAGACAGGCAAAAATTAAAAAGAAAAAAACGGCAGAAATGCCGAAAGACTCACTGGGGATCTTATATCCGGGTGCAGATACTGTATACAAAACTGGTACCATCCGCAGTTTCAAAACGCCTGAAAAAGGCAGCGGTGTACTCGCTTACCTGCTGGAAAAAACACAGGTGGATACGAGTAGCGGCAACCTGGTGATTGTATCGCTCAATAAACAACAACAGGATACCATAAAAAACGTACAGGATTATGTGATCAGTAAAACTGGTAACTACCTGCTCGTAGAACTGGTAGCAGATAAAAAAGATTCTACTACGCATGATGCCCTGCTTCGCTGGGATGTAAGCGCGAGAAAAGCAGATACACTGAGCAGAGGTTTTGGTAACAGAACACAACTTTCATTTGATGATGCAGGTAAACAAGCAGCCTGGGTAAATACCCGCGATAGCGTAAAAGCACTACAACAGTTCTATGAATTATATTACTATACTGCTGGTCAGGATACTGGTGCGATTGTGGCAGACAGGAACACCAAAGCGTTTCCGGCAGGTTGGTCTGTGAGTCAAAATGGTAAAGTATGGTTCAGCAAAAACGGTGAAAGATTATTCTTTGGTTCTGCACCTGTTCCGGCTGCAAAGGATACGAATATCGTAGACTTTGAAGTAGCGAAAGTAGATATCTGGAATTACCTGGATGATTACCTGCAACCGATGCAGTTGAAAAACCTGGAAAAAGATCAGCAAAAGAATTTCCTCGCTGTTTATTTTCCTAATAATAAAAAAGTATTGCAACTCGCAGATAAAGATGTGGATAATGTGACGGTTGCTGATGAAGGGAATAGTGATTATGCAATTGCCTATACAGATAAAGGTCAGAGAGTGGCAGTACAGTGGACAGGCGGTACGTTGAAAACATCTTACCTGCTGCGTATTACAGATGCTTCACGTAAACTCATCATCAAAGATCTGGATAGTGCATCTTATATTTCTCCTGATGGTAAATATGTGATCTGGTATGACCTGAATCAAAAACATTATTTCACATACGAAACTGCTACAGGTACTACGCGTAATATCACCTCCAACATTCCTGTTCAGGTATATGATGAAGAAGATGATCAGCCGGAAACACCGGGTAGCTATGGTATCGCAGCATGGCTGGAAAAGGATGCAGCTGTGTATATCTATGACAGGTATGACATCTGGAAAGTAGATCCTTCCGGAAAGCAGGCGCCAGTAATGATTACAGGTGGTACGGGCAGACAACAGCAGCTGGTGTTCCGCTATGTGAAACTGACTAAAGATGAACGCTTCCTGAAAGCAGGTCAGCAGCTGGTGTTAGTCACTTACAATGATATCACAAAAGAAAACGGTTATTACACGACAGAAAGTACAAAGAGTAATTTGAAACCAGTAGTAATGGGGCCTTACAACTATACAAAACTGGTGAAGGCAGATAATGCGAATTACTATTTGTATTCCAGAGAAAATTATCAGCAATCGCCAGATGTATATGGTGGTAGCGATATTGCACATGCTGTACAACTGAGTCATCTCAATCCACAGCAGGCGGAATACAACTGGGGTACAGCTTCTCTCTTTAAATGGACGGCTTATAATGGTCAGCCGGCTGAAGGTATTTTGTACAAACCGGAAGACTTTGATAGTACGAAGTCTTATCCGGTGCTAATGTATTTTTATGAGAAATTGTCTGAGCAATTATACTGGTATATTCCACCAGCACCAACACCTTCCAGACTGAATATTTCTTTCTTTGTGAGCAGAGGTTACCTGGTACTGGTGCCTGATATACATTATGAAAAAGGGCATCCGGGCAAGAGTGCGTATGACTATGTAGTGAGTGGAGCACGTGCATTGGCAGCACATTCATGGGCAGATAGTACCAGGATGGGTATACAGGGGCAGAGTTGGGGTGGTTATCAGGTGGCATACCTGATCACAGCTACTAAGTTGTTCAGTGCAGCATGGGCGGGTGCGCCAGTGGCAAATATGACAAGTGCATATGGTGGTATCAGGTGGGAAAGTGGTATGAACAGGCAGTTCCAGTATGAGCGGTCTCAGAGCCGTATTGGTGCTACGCTGTGGGAGAAACCAGAGTTGTATATTGAGAATTCTCCCCTCTTCCACCTGCCAAATGTATCTACTCCATTGGCTATCATGGCAAATGATGCGGACGGTGCAGTGCCCTGGTATCAGGGGATAGAGCTGTTTACAGGTATGCGCAGACTGGGGAAACCGGTATGGATGCTGAATTACAACAATGAAGCACATAATTTGATACAGCGGCAGAATAGGAAGGATATTTCCCGTAGGGAGCAACAGTTCTTTGATCATTTTCTGAAGGGGGCACCTGCGCCTGAGTGGATTTCGAAAGGGGTTCCTGCGTTGGATAAGGGGAGAAACTGGGGCTGGGATATAGAGAAAAACTAA
- a CDS encoding SusC/RagA family TonB-linked outer membrane protein has translation MRKFAGMMIVLLLSSLLHSFGQTAPVTGTVLAEDGKTPLIGVTVVNTTTKKGTQTDASGHYTIPAEKGQQLIFSYIGYGIVRINASDAAKVVMKPSNGELGEVVVTAMDIKRNARELGYSVQRVSGDEIAATQRENFVNALQGRVAGVTITPTTGQAGSGSSIVLRGFNSLSLSNQPLFVVDGIIVDNQTLNQSSNGGAGIGLVSDMANKNSDYTNRAADINPADIASITVLKGPEATALYGSQASSGAIVITTKRSKGKGIHMSYDNSFRTQKITRFNKVTNAYNTGTDGVYSSIFQSGSGTFFGPKYSDTTKLYDNVHNFFRTGFTQSHNLGVDFGVKNSGFRFSASYINQDGVIPNNNYKKLNLRLSNTTKIGKHVEITPSFSVINSVNNKPLRGAGGYLLDLYLWPTDHDIHDWQDSTGGKATLVAGNSPNAEVDNPVFSVERNLSQDKNNRYIATLGININPFPWLAVAGRFGYDAYHTDGYMLYNPDSYNVTAAQNGALENYYLKYWSYNHTITATATKSYKKFNGRLMIGTMWQDNETGMYAVRGTNLTDPMGTDSSNTDPTTRTRLLRNAKGLYNMSINRNIAYFGEAAIGYSDLAFVSFTQRFETTSIMPAASRDYNYPGISASFIPSEVIPGMKTSKVLSYWKVRASMASTARLSSPYANQSVFVNNLASGGGYSYGYTNANPNLKPERQKTFEIGTEFRMFDGRINAEVSYYNTLVKDQIAENFRASYATGFILNTMNAASTRNKGIEAMISATPVRKKDFGWDLTLNFNKMYNKVLAIPSTLTEYYIADTWVYGNARGGLKKGGATTTITGYHYSRSNKGDILINPLTGLPVIDATFGVIGDRNPDFTLGINNTLRYKKWTLSFLWDLKVGGDIFDATDMYLTVQGKGIKTADRETSRIIKGVLNDGLQNTDKPTENNIVVLPYRQQAYYTNMPEEEFIQKDVNWFRLRDLTISYNFGKWKGISNIGAFVTFNDLVLITNYKGADPVSNGNTSANRGVGGFGFDYGNLPAPVSANFGLRVSF, from the coding sequence ATGCGAAAATTTGCCGGAATGATGATAGTCCTTCTACTATCCTCATTATTACATTCATTTGGTCAGACGGCGCCGGTAACAGGTACCGTATTGGCAGAAGACGGGAAAACCCCTTTGATTGGTGTAACTGTAGTCAACACTACAACCAAAAAAGGGACCCAAACCGATGCCAGCGGCCACTATACCATCCCCGCTGAAAAAGGACAACAACTCATCTTTTCGTACATCGGCTATGGCATAGTAAGAATCAATGCCAGCGATGCCGCCAAAGTCGTGATGAAACCCAGCAATGGTGAACTCGGCGAAGTTGTAGTCACTGCCATGGACATCAAGCGTAATGCCCGTGAACTCGGTTACTCCGTACAGCGTGTAAGTGGTGATGAAATCGCCGCCACCCAACGTGAAAACTTTGTCAATGCTTTACAAGGCAGGGTAGCCGGTGTGACCATCACACCTACCACCGGACAGGCAGGCTCCGGTTCCTCTATCGTACTCAGAGGTTTCAACTCTCTCTCCCTGAGCAACCAACCACTATTCGTCGTAGATGGTATCATCGTGGACAACCAGACCCTGAACCAAAGCTCCAATGGCGGTGCAGGTATCGGTCTCGTATCCGACATGGCAAACAAAAACAGTGATTACACCAACCGCGCTGCCGACATCAACCCTGCTGATATCGCCAGCATCACCGTACTGAAAGGCCCAGAAGCCACTGCATTGTACGGTAGCCAGGCCAGCTCCGGCGCCATCGTGATCACTACCAAAAGAAGCAAAGGAAAAGGCATTCACATGAGCTATGACAATAGCTTCCGTACACAAAAGATCACCCGCTTCAATAAAGTGACCAATGCTTACAACACTGGTACAGACGGTGTGTACAGCTCCATCTTCCAGTCAGGTAGCGGTACCTTCTTTGGTCCTAAATACAGCGATACCACCAAACTGTATGATAACGTACACAACTTTTTCAGAACCGGTTTTACCCAAAGCCATAACCTCGGTGTTGACTTTGGTGTGAAGAATTCCGGCTTCCGTTTCTCTGCATCTTACATCAACCAGGATGGTGTGATCCCTAACAATAATTACAAGAAACTCAACCTGCGCTTAAGCAATACTACCAAAATCGGTAAGCATGTTGAAATCACACCCAGCTTCTCTGTTATCAACAGTGTGAACAACAAACCCCTGAGAGGTGCCGGCGGTTACCTGCTGGATTTATACCTCTGGCCTACCGATCATGATATCCATGACTGGCAGGATTCTACAGGGGGCAAAGCTACACTCGTAGCGGGCAACTCTCCGAATGCAGAAGTAGACAATCCAGTATTCAGTGTAGAACGTAACCTGAGCCAGGATAAAAATAACCGTTACATCGCTACCCTGGGTATCAACATCAATCCATTCCCATGGCTGGCAGTAGCAGGTCGTTTCGGTTACGATGCCTATCACACCGACGGTTATATGTTATACAACCCTGATTCCTACAATGTGACTGCCGCACAGAATGGTGCACTGGAAAATTACTACCTGAAATATTGGAGTTATAACCACACCATCACTGCAACCGCTACCAAGAGTTACAAGAAGTTCAACGGTCGCTTAATGATCGGTACCATGTGGCAGGATAATGAAACAGGTATGTATGCCGTAAGAGGTACCAACCTCACTGACCCTATGGGTACAGACAGCAGCAATACAGATCCCACCACCCGTACCCGCCTGCTCAGAAATGCAAAAGGCCTGTACAACATGAGCATCAACAGGAATATCGCTTACTTCGGCGAAGCAGCCATCGGCTACAGCGATCTCGCATTCGTGAGCTTCACACAGCGTTTCGAAACAACGAGCATCATGCCAGCTGCCTCCCGCGATTATAATTACCCTGGCATCAGCGCCAGCTTCATTCCAAGTGAAGTGATTCCTGGTATGAAAACCAGCAAGGTACTGAGCTACTGGAAAGTCCGCGCTTCCATGGCGAGTACCGCACGTCTCTCTTCACCCTATGCCAACCAGTCTGTATTTGTGAATAACCTGGCTAGTGGTGGTGGATATTCATATGGGTATACAAATGCGAATCCTAACCTGAAACCGGAAAGACAAAAGACCTTTGAAATAGGTACAGAGTTCAGAATGTTCGATGGTAGAATCAATGCAGAAGTTTCTTACTACAATACACTGGTGAAAGACCAGATCGCTGAAAATTTCCGCGCCAGCTATGCTACCGGTTTTATCCTGAATACCATGAACGCGGCCTCTACCCGCAATAAAGGTATCGAAGCCATGATCTCTGCTACACCCGTGCGCAAAAAGGATTTTGGATGGGACCTGACCCTGAACTTTAACAAGATGTACAACAAGGTACTTGCCATCCCAAGCACCCTCACTGAATATTATATCGCTGATACCTGGGTGTACGGCAATGCCAGAGGTGGCCTCAAGAAAGGCGGCGCAACGACTACTATCACAGGTTATCACTATTCCCGCAGCAACAAAGGTGATATCCTCATTAATCCTTTGACAGGCCTCCCTGTTATCGATGCTACCTTCGGCGTGATCGGTGATCGTAATCCAGACTTTACCCTGGGTATCAACAATACCCTCCGTTATAAAAAATGGACATTGAGTTTCCTCTGGGACCTGAAAGTAGGCGGCGATATATTTGACGCCACCGACATGTACCTGACCGTACAAGGTAAAGGCATCAAGACTGCCGACAGAGAAACTTCCCGTATCATCAAAGGTGTGCTGAACGATGGATTGCAGAACACAGACAAGCCTACAGAAAACAATATCGTAGTACTCCCTTATCGCCAGCAGGCTTACTACACCAATATGCCTGAAGAAGAATTCATCCAGAAAGATGTGAACTGGTTCCGCCTCCGCGATCTGACCATCAGCTACAACTTTGGCAAGTGGAAAGGTATCAGCAACATCGGTGCATTTGTCACCTTCAATGACCTGGTGCTGATCACCAACTACAAAGGCGCAGACCCGGTGAGCAATGGAAATACTTCTGCCAACAGAGGCGTGGGTGGATTCGGATTTGACTATGGCAACCTGCCTGCTCCGGTGAGTGCCAACTTTGGTTTAAGGGTTTCATTTTAA
- a CDS encoding SusD/RagB family nutrient-binding outer membrane lipoprotein, producing MTKNKLLKYACLGAIIGMLGTGCKKLIDDAYTNPNADVEQPIETLLPNLISNLVNSYTANGTNYGTVVDNYYTGRYIQYWCANANGNQYDKMGGATGSSDIMGNLWAAHYYGMGQNLNKVVEWGIEQKKWDYVGVAYALRAWGWLSLTDQYGEVVLKEAFNTSQDQFDYDSQADVYDTARAVAFRALTYLNMTGDSVSATNLAKGDAYLYNGDVNKWKKFVYGVLARSYNHLSNKSTYQPDSVIKYADLAMSSNEDNAIYRVANASTSATKNYFGPFRANIGSLVQGEYIANLESGNNTVFPVADPRAYYLIRENFNGTFKGIRPNYGATGSTGLDTADLPRNYWGGQYSSSKSLNPRYLYADDSPWPVMTATEMQFMKAEAAYRKGDKATALTAYTNAISLSMDMMLDYPTNIPVGKEMTATAKATYMANASVVPTSAANLTLTHIMLQKYIAMYCFGVNEVWVDMRRFHYTDLDPVTGAQVYAGWTPLSAADLYLNNNQKLVYRCRPRYNSEYLYNIPALTALGALELDYHTKECWFSQQ from the coding sequence ATGACTAAGAATAAATTGTTGAAATATGCCTGCTTGGGCGCTATCATAGGTATGCTGGGTACGGGGTGTAAGAAGCTGATTGATGATGCCTACACCAATCCCAATGCGGATGTGGAACAACCGATCGAAACATTATTGCCCAACCTGATCTCTAACCTGGTCAACAGTTATACGGCCAATGGTACGAACTATGGAACCGTAGTAGATAACTATTACACCGGGCGTTATATACAATATTGGTGTGCAAATGCCAATGGCAATCAATACGACAAAATGGGAGGCGCTACGGGTTCCAGCGATATTATGGGGAACCTGTGGGCTGCCCACTATTATGGCATGGGACAAAACCTGAACAAGGTAGTAGAGTGGGGGATTGAACAAAAAAAATGGGATTACGTAGGTGTAGCCTATGCACTGCGTGCCTGGGGATGGCTCAGTCTCACGGATCAATATGGTGAAGTAGTGTTGAAAGAAGCATTCAACACCAGCCAGGATCAGTTTGACTACGACTCACAGGCCGATGTATACGATACTGCCAGAGCTGTTGCTTTTCGTGCACTGACTTACCTGAACATGACTGGTGATAGTGTAAGCGCTACCAACCTTGCCAAAGGCGATGCTTACCTCTACAATGGCGATGTGAATAAGTGGAAGAAGTTTGTATATGGTGTTCTTGCCCGTTCTTACAATCATCTCTCCAATAAATCTACTTACCAGCCGGATTCTGTGATCAAGTATGCAGATCTGGCCATGAGCAGCAATGAAGACAATGCCATTTACAGAGTAGCGAATGCATCAACCAGCGCGACTAAAAACTACTTTGGTCCTTTCCGTGCAAACATCGGTTCTCTCGTACAGGGCGAGTATATCGCCAACCTTGAAAGTGGTAACAACACCGTCTTCCCGGTAGCTGATCCCCGTGCTTACTACCTGATTCGTGAAAACTTCAATGGCACCTTCAAAGGTATCCGCCCTAACTATGGCGCTACTGGTAGCACAGGTTTAGATACTGCCGACCTGCCACGCAACTATTGGGGTGGTCAGTATAGTTCTTCCAAATCTCTGAATCCACGCTACCTCTATGCAGATGATTCTCCATGGCCGGTAATGACAGCTACAGAAATGCAATTCATGAAAGCAGAAGCGGCTTATCGCAAAGGTGATAAAGCCACTGCTTTAACTGCCTATACAAACGCAATCTCTCTCAGCATGGATATGATGTTGGATTATCCTACAAACATTCCTGTGGGCAAGGAAATGACGGCTACTGCAAAAGCTACTTACATGGCCAATGCCAGTGTGGTACCTACAAGTGCGGCGAACCTGACCCTCACACATATCATGCTGCAAAAGTATATTGCCATGTATTGCTTTGGTGTAAATGAAGTATGGGTAGATATGCGTCGTTTCCACTACACAGACCTCGACCCTGTTACAGGTGCACAGGTATATGCAGGATGGACGCCACTCAGCGCTGCTGATCTGTATCTCAATAACAACCAGAAACTGGTTTACCGTTGTCGTCCAAGGTACAACTCAGAGTACCTGTACAACATTCCTGCACTGACAGCATTGGGTGCTTTGGAACTGGATTATCATACGAAGGAATGCTGGTTTTCACAACAATAA
- a CDS encoding DUF4397 domain-containing protein, with protein MRRFILAGMALLMGITACKKEFTIHATEEGTSGKAYLKVVHASTNLDTFNIYVGGTKVNGAAITYNSIYPVSGVNSYLTIDPGTQTVELFKPGTLVGDSISLQSFSDTFEAGKYYTFILTSAGQIFTQDAFPTPDTGMIDIRFIHTVLNDTTGKTVDLYSAKHGVVAAGLSPGELSDYIPVAYNVNIKDTLYVTRSASSATPLSGRAVFATMALTTGNIANLTVQRSYTVIFKGSISVTSGTKARGLIGYVHY; from the coding sequence ATGCGTAGATTCATATTAGCAGGTATGGCCTTATTGATGGGGATCACAGCCTGTAAAAAGGAATTCACGATTCATGCTACGGAAGAAGGAACAAGCGGTAAAGCGTATTTGAAAGTAGTACATGCATCAACAAACCTGGATACATTCAATATCTATGTGGGAGGTACTAAAGTGAATGGTGCGGCCATCACTTACAATAGTATCTATCCTGTATCCGGTGTCAATTCTTATCTCACCATTGACCCGGGTACCCAAACAGTAGAGCTGTTTAAACCCGGTACCTTAGTTGGTGATAGCATCAGTTTACAAAGCTTCAGTGACACTTTCGAAGCTGGTAAATACTATACTTTTATTCTCACCAGTGCAGGGCAGATCTTTACACAGGATGCATTCCCTACACCTGATACCGGCATGATCGATATCCGTTTTATTCACACGGTCTTAAATGATACCACCGGTAAAACCGTTGATCTCTACTCCGCCAAACATGGTGTGGTAGCGGCCGGACTCAGTCCCGGTGAATTGAGTGATTACATCCCCGTTGCTTACAATGTAAACATAAAGGATACGCTCTATGTGACCCGTTCTGCTTCGTCAGCGACACCGTTGTCAGGAAGGGCTGTATTTGCTACCATGGCATTGACGACAGGGAATATCGCGAACCTTACTGTACAACGCAGTTACACCGTTATTTTCAAAGGAAGCATATCTGTGACATCTGGTACTAAAGCCCGTGGTTTGATCGGGTATGTACATTATTAA
- a CDS encoding DMT family transporter yields the protein MKKPLLQLHLSVFLAGFTGILGKLISLNEGLLVWYRLLFTVISLFIIFRWKGMLSRLSWRQLVPIGLNGVVIAMHWLFFYGSIKYSNVSIGVVCFSLTSLFTAVLDPIISRRRFDVRELMLSGITLAGIVMIFHFDSQYHTGIIMGIVSSVFAALFTIVNKKLLTHYDSPSITFYELLVGFVVLSLFMPMYLGVVNQHFLLPSTTDLIYLLILSWACTVCMYMLLMAALKKVSSFTTNLTFNLEPVYSIIIAFVLFQENKQLSWAFYAGLGCIILSVFLQMRRVIAK from the coding sequence ATGAAAAAACCTTTGCTGCAATTACACCTGTCAGTCTTCCTGGCAGGTTTTACGGGCATCCTTGGGAAGCTGATTTCCCTGAATGAAGGATTGCTCGTTTGGTACCGACTATTATTCACTGTCATTTCTCTGTTTATTATATTTCGCTGGAAGGGAATGTTGTCGCGACTGTCGTGGAGACAATTAGTTCCTATTGGATTGAATGGGGTGGTGATTGCTATGCACTGGCTGTTCTTTTATGGGAGTATTAAGTACTCGAATGTAAGTATCGGCGTCGTTTGTTTTTCATTGACAAGTTTGTTTACGGCGGTGTTAGATCCGATTATCAGCCGGCGAAGATTTGATGTGAGAGAGTTGATGTTGAGTGGGATTACGCTGGCGGGTATTGTGATGATTTTCCATTTTGATTCGCAGTATCATACAGGGATTATAATGGGGATCGTGTCATCTGTTTTTGCTGCGCTGTTTACGATTGTGAATAAGAAGTTGCTCACGCATTATGATTCACCTTCTATTACGTTTTATGAGTTGTTAGTAGGGTTTGTAGTGTTGTCGTTATTTATGCCGATGTATTTGGGGGTGGTGAATCAACATTTCTTACTGCCGTCTACGACGGATCTGATCTATTTGCTGATATTGAGCTGGGCGTGTACGGTGTGTATGTATATGTTGCTGATGGCGGCGTTGAAGAAAGTGAGTTCGTTTACGACTAATCTGACTTTTAATTTAGAACCTGTTTATAGTATTATTATAGCGTTTGTATTGTTTCAGGAGAATAAGCAGTTGAGTTGGGCGTTTTATGCGGGGTTGGGGTGTATTATTCTTTCGGTGTTTTTGCAGATGCGAAGAGTGATAGCAAAATAA
- a CDS encoding polyprenol monophosphomannose synthase: MEKLVIIPTYNEKDNIRKIIDAVFSLQEDFHILIVDDGSPDGTGNIVKSLQQQHPGELFLSERSGKQGLGTAYIHGFKWALAKGYQYIFEMDADFSHNPKDLPRLYNACAREGGDVAVGSRYVKGGRTENWPWDRAVLSYGASVYVRFVTWMRVKDATAGFVCYKRQVLESINLDAIRFVGYAFQIEMKFTAWKLGFKVKEVPITFIDRKEGYSKMSKGIVKEGILGVLKIQWESLFRKYERRVRNEQLQEQEQ; the protein is encoded by the coding sequence TTGGAAAAGCTTGTCATCATTCCGACCTACAACGAGAAGGATAATATCAGGAAGATCATTGACGCAGTATTCTCACTGCAGGAAGACTTTCACATTCTGATCGTTGACGATGGGTCGCCGGATGGAACCGGGAATATAGTAAAGTCCTTACAGCAGCAACATCCGGGGGAACTCTTCCTTTCGGAAAGAAGCGGCAAACAAGGGTTGGGTACTGCCTATATTCATGGGTTCAAGTGGGCGCTGGCCAAGGGATACCAGTACATCTTCGAGATGGACGCGGACTTCTCTCATAACCCGAAAGACCTGCCAAGGCTTTATAATGCATGTGCAAGAGAAGGTGGGGATGTAGCCGTTGGCTCCCGTTATGTAAAAGGTGGCAGAACAGAAAACTGGCCATGGGATAGGGCTGTGCTCTCCTACGGTGCTTCTGTATATGTACGGTTCGTGACCTGGATGCGTGTAAAAGATGCGACCGCCGGATTCGTATGTTACAAGAGACAGGTACTGGAATCCATCAACCTGGATGCTATCCGGTTCGTTGGATATGCATTCCAGATCGAAATGAAGTTTACTGCCTGGAAACTGGGCTTTAAGGTGAAGGAAGTGCCTATCACCTTTATAGATCGTAAGGAAGGATATTCCAAGATGAGCAAGGGAATTGTGAAAGAAGGAATATTGGGGGTGCTCAAGATTCAATGGGAGAGCCTGTTTAGGAAGTATGAGAGAAGAGTGCGGAACGAACAGTTACAGGAGCAGGAACAATAG
- a CDS encoding 3'-5' exonuclease: MPSLQLTRPLAVIDLETTGTNVATDRIIEIAIVKVMPDKSIQKKTRRINPGMPIPPATTAIHGISDEDVKDCPTFKQAANELRQFMDNCDIAGYNSNRFDIPLLVEEFLRTGLEFDVKGRKFIDVQKIFHLMEKRTLSAAYKFYCDKNLENAHSAEADALATYEILEAQLDRYEQLQSEVDPLAEFTKEEEYVDFARRMIMQNGTEVFNFGKYKGRAVRDVLKIEPQYYDWMMKADFPLNTKQKLTDIYHSMMLKKI, from the coding sequence ATGCCATCACTGCAACTTACAAGGCCCCTGGCCGTTATTGACCTTGAGACAACCGGTACCAATGTGGCCACAGACCGTATCATCGAGATTGCGATCGTTAAAGTAATGCCCGACAAGAGCATTCAGAAAAAAACCAGACGCATCAACCCAGGCATGCCGATCCCTCCAGCTACCACTGCCATTCATGGAATCAGTGATGAAGATGTGAAGGATTGTCCTACATTTAAACAGGCTGCGAATGAACTGAGACAGTTCATGGACAATTGCGATATAGCCGGATATAACTCAAACCGTTTTGACATACCGCTGCTGGTAGAAGAATTCCTCCGTACCGGACTGGAATTCGATGTGAAAGGACGTAAATTCATCGATGTACAGAAGATCTTCCATCTGATGGAGAAGCGCACCCTCAGCGCGGCCTACAAATTCTACTGCGATAAGAATCTAGAGAATGCACATAGCGCGGAAGCCGATGCACTCGCTACTTACGAGATCCTGGAAGCCCAGCTCGACCGTTACGAACAGTTACAATCAGAGGTGGACCCCCTGGCTGAATTTACCAAAGAAGAAGAATATGTTGACTTTGCCCGCCGCATGATCATGCAGAACGGCACAGAAGTTTTCAACTTCGGAAAGTACAAAGGCCGGGCGGTAAGAGATGTGTTGAAGATTGAGCCTCAATATTATGACTGGATGATGAAGGCCGATTTTCCTTTGAATACCAAGCAAAAACTCACAGACATCTACCACAGTATGATGTTAAAAAAGATTTAA